The Saccharomonospora cyanea NA-134 genome includes a region encoding these proteins:
- a CDS encoding Acg family FMN-binding oxidoreductase: MTKREWSAGETDVLARAVVRAPSVHNIQPWRLELPDGEAVLFERADLSLPHHDPRGRDRTISCGAAVANLEIAARVLSLESRVRLLPDGPDADLVARLTVEGEHRPRETELHRYSAISRRRSYRRPFAGPVLSREDVARLVPEAGDEDVRVRPLNGPVEIDALADLLEYAGGVLKQDRGYQRELAIWTIRDERSRAHGAGVAGSASPPSSLPWAGLVRTQTALPHRQALADRLAEETVLLFATEADDRDAHVRIGLAMQRLWLAAVERGFVAAVQTHPLHLPEARRRFGEQLSLTGHPQLLMRVGRPSGVVPQSPRRHQNELLSRRE, from the coding sequence ATGACGAAGCGCGAGTGGTCGGCCGGTGAGACCGACGTGCTCGCCAGGGCCGTCGTCCGTGCGCCCTCGGTGCACAACATCCAGCCGTGGCGGCTGGAGTTGCCCGACGGTGAGGCGGTGCTGTTCGAGCGCGCCGACCTTTCCCTGCCGCACCACGACCCACGCGGCCGGGACCGCACGATCTCGTGCGGTGCGGCCGTGGCCAACCTGGAGATCGCCGCGCGCGTGCTGTCGCTGGAGTCCCGGGTGCGACTGTTGCCGGACGGCCCCGACGCCGACCTCGTGGCCCGGCTGACCGTCGAGGGCGAACATCGGCCCCGTGAGACCGAGCTGCATCGGTACTCCGCCATCTCCCGCAGGCGCAGCTACCGCAGACCGTTCGCGGGCCCGGTGCTGTCCCGCGAAGACGTGGCCCGCCTCGTCCCGGAGGCAGGTGACGAGGACGTGCGCGTCCGTCCGTTGAACGGTCCGGTGGAGATCGACGCACTGGCCGACCTGCTCGAATACGCCGGAGGCGTGTTGAAGCAGGACCGGGGCTACCAGCGTGAGCTGGCGATCTGGACGATCCGGGACGAACGCTCCCGCGCGCACGGCGCCGGTGTCGCAGGCAGCGCGTCCCCACCGTCCTCGCTGCCGTGGGCGGGCCTGGTGCGTACTCAGACCGCGCTACCCCACCGGCAGGCGCTGGCCGACCGGCTCGCCGAGGAGACCGTGTTGCTGTTCGCCACCGAAGCCGACGACAGGGACGCGCACGTGCGCATCGGGCTGGCCATGCAGCGGCTGTGGCTCGCCGCCGTGGAACGCGGTTTCGTGGCGGCCGTGCAAACGCACCCGCTGCACCTGCCGGAGGCTCGGCGACGCTTCGGCGAGCAGCTGTCGCTGACCGGGCACCCGCAGTTGCTCATGCGCGTCGGCAGGCCGTCCGGGGTGGTGCCGCAGAGCCCGCGCCGGCACCAGAACGAGCTGCTCTCCCGCCGAGAGTGA
- a CDS encoding response regulator, with amino-acid sequence MTISVFLVDDHEIVRRGLADLLESEPDMRIAGEAASVGEALTRIPGSGADVAVLDVRLPDGNGVELCRELLSGTEGLRCLMLTSYHDDEALFNAIMAGASGFVLKQVLGSDLVSAVRTVGSGGSLLDSKTTSALMNRIRKERDDADPVAELSEQERAVFELIGEGLTNREIAARLFLAEKTVKNYVSRLLGKLGMRRRTQAAVLATELRKQNPARPPKHGQSS; translated from the coding sequence ATGACCATCAGCGTCTTTCTCGTCGACGACCACGAGATCGTTCGCCGCGGCCTCGCCGATCTGCTGGAGAGTGAACCGGACATGCGGATCGCGGGCGAGGCGGCGTCGGTGGGCGAGGCGCTCACGCGCATCCCGGGTTCCGGTGCCGACGTCGCCGTGCTCGACGTGCGGCTGCCCGACGGCAACGGCGTGGAGCTGTGTCGGGAACTGCTGTCCGGGACAGAGGGTCTGCGGTGTCTGATGCTGACCTCGTACCACGACGACGAGGCGTTGTTCAACGCGATCATGGCGGGGGCGTCGGGGTTCGTGCTCAAGCAGGTGCTGGGTTCCGACCTCGTCTCGGCCGTGCGCACGGTCGGCTCCGGTGGCTCGCTGCTGGACAGCAAGACGACCTCGGCGCTCATGAACCGTATCCGGAAGGAACGGGACGACGCCGATCCGGTGGCCGAGTTGTCCGAACAGGAACGGGCGGTGTTCGAGCTGATCGGCGAGGGCCTGACCAACCGGGAGATCGCCGCGCGCCTCTTCCTGGCCGAGAAGACCGTGAAGAACTACGTCTCACGGCTGTTGGGCAAGCTCGGCATGCGGCGCCGTACCCAGGCCGCCGTGCTCGCCACCGAACTGCGCAAGCAGAACCCGGCCCGGCCGCCGAAGCACGGTCAGAGCTCCTGA